The Pagrus major chromosome 1, Pma_NU_1.0 genome includes the window GTCATACTGAAGACTGACAGGAGACGCTGAGCTCAGCCTCTGACGCACAGTCAGTGGATGTGACCACAGCTGAGTCGCTGTTTTGTAAGAAGGTCATGAAACTTCAGGAGGGAAATCTATTTTACTGAAGCTCTTCTCATTTCGTTTTGTgcctcctcgtctcctcgtctcctccatCAGAGCGTCTTTATGAAGGACGTCTCAGGTCCCACGATGCTCCTGGAGGACATAGGAGCGACGGTGGACAGGTGTGTCCTGCAAGGAAGTTTATTTTGTGGCACCTGTGACCAAAAGAGGCCACAGGTGAAGAGGCGACAGGTGTAGAGACAACAGGTAATGAGGCGACAGGTGAAGAGGCGGCAGGTGTAGAGGCGACAGGTGAAGAGGCGGCAGGTGAAGAAGGTGACAAGTGTAGAGGCAACAGGTGAAGAGGCGGCAGGTGAAGAGGCGACAGGTGAAGAAGGCGACAGGTGAAGAGGCGACAGGTGAAAAAGGCGACAGGTGAAGAAGGCGACAGGTGTAGAGGCGACAGGTGAAGAAGGCGACAGGTGAAGAAGGCGACAGGTGTAGAGGTGACAGGTGAAGAAGGCGACAGGTAAAGAAGGCGACAGGTGTAGAGGCAACAGGTGAAGAGGCCACAGGTGTAGAGGCCACAGGTGTAGAGGCAACAGGTGAAGAGGCCACAGGTGTAGAGGCCACAGGTGAAGAGGCCATAGGTGTAGAGGCCACAGGAGAAGAGGCCACAGGTGTAGAGGCCACAGGTGAAGAGGCCACAGGTGTAGAGGCAACAGGTGAAGAGGCCACAGGTGTAGAGGCCACAGGAGAAGAGGCCATAGGTGTAGAGGCAACAGGTGTAGAGGCCACAGGTGAAGAGGCCACAGGAGAAGAGGCCATAGGTGTAGAGGCCACAGGTGTAGAGGCCACAGGTGTAGAGGCAACAGGTGTAGAGGCCACAGGTGAAGAGGCCACAGGAGAAGAGGCCATAGGTGTAGAGGCAACAGGTGTAGAGGCCACAGGTGTAGAGGCCACAGGAGAAGAGGCCATAGGTGTAGAGGCCACAGGTGTAGAGGCCACAGGTGTAGAGGCAACAGGTGTAGAGGCCACAGGTGAAGAAGCCACAGGTGTAGAGGCCACAGGTGGAAACTGAGAAATGAGACGAGGGGAGTGTGACTGACATGTTGGAAGTCTCGTGCTCTGCTGCCCCCCGCTGGTCAAACTGTGTCactgactgttgtttgttttcaggctgcagagctgctgactGCTGGAGGTCCAGAGGAGTCCAAAGGAGACGGGGTCGGCACCGGGGTGAGTCCAgaccagagacacacacacacacacacatagacactgacacacacacacacacacactgacacacacacactgacacacacacgcacactctcacgttcttcttctctccacagGAATGTGAGGATGACGTTGCCATGGGAACAGATGCAGGCCCGGCTGCCAAACTCTGTAAAACTGAGTCTCAAACACACATGTCAccgaggtacacacacacacacacacacacacacacacacacacacctgtccatAAACACTCATTgatctgtccgtctctctctctgtagtaaGACAGGCAGTCAGTTGTCTCGCCATCCTTGGAGCGGCTCCatgaaggacagacagaacTCCAGAGGGACGGACAGAACCAGCAGCGTGGACAGTGAGACGTCGTCTGACTACAGGATACCTGCTCCACAGgtgagacaggcagacagacagctccTCTTCACAGGGTGGTTTGAGGTCCTGGTTCTGGTTTCAGGACTGAGTCATGTCACCAgctctgatgtgtgtttgtgtttcttcaggTCGCCAGGAAGTCGGTCCTGGATCAGCTGAACCACATCCTGTTCTCTGATGATCTGATCCCTGATTCCATCATCCTGATCAACACCACAGACTGGCAGGGacaggtctgtctgtctgcctgtctgtctgtctgcctgtctgtctgtctgtctgtctgtctgtctgcctgtctgtctgtctgtgtgtctgtctgtctgtctgtctgcctgtctgtctgtctgtctgcctgtctgcctgtctgcctgtctgtctgcctgtctgtctgtctgtgtgtctgtctgtctgtctgtctgtctgcctgtctgtctgtctgtgtgtctgtctgtctgtctgtctgtctgcctgtctgtgtgtctgtgtgtctgtgtgtctgtctgtctgtctgcctgtctgtctgtctgtgtgtctacctgcctgtctgtgtgtctgtctgtctacctgtctgtctgtctgtctgtctgtctctctgcctgtctgtctgtgtgtctgcctgcctgtctgtctgtctgtctgtctgtctgtctgcctgtctgtctctacctgtctgtctgtctgtctgcctgtctctacctgtctgtctgtctgtctgtctgtctgcctgtctctacctgtctgtctgtctgtctgcctgtctctacctgtctgtctgtctgtctgtctgcctgtctctacctgtctgtctgtctgtctgcctgtctgtctgtctgtctgtctgtctgtctgtctgcctgtctctacctgtctgtctgcctgtctctacctgtctgtctgtctgtctctacctgtctgtctgtctttatatCCTGAGTCTCTCTCCTCAGTATCTGTCCGAGCTTCTCTTCGATCAGCCAATCGTCTGCACCGTCTCGGCGGCGGATGTCCAGGCCGCCTTCAGCGCCATCATCAGCCGGATCCAGAGATTGTAAGAACCATGTGATCAGCTGATGTCACCCTggtgtttattaatgtatgaTCAATATGAATCCATCAGTGATGTCTCAATGTATTTGTGATCTGTGTCcagctgtaactgtaactcCCTGACTCCGCCCACGGTGAAGGTGGCGGTGGGCGGAGACCAGAGCTACCTCAGCACCGTGCTGTGCTGCTTCGTAGAGCAGCTGGCCAGCAAGACGCCTGATTGGCTGAACTACGTCCGCTTTCTCATCCTCCCTGTTGGTATGCACGCACCAAAGTAATTCTCCTCTCCGGCAGGTGAACCTTCCCATGATGCTCCTTGTTTTATCGCCTCACCAGGTGCCCACCCGCTGGCCAAGTACCTGGCGGCCCTGGACAGTAAATTCAACAGCCTGTTCCTGGACGCCGGCTGGAGGGAGCTGTTTGGACGCGTGGAGCCGCCTCCTCTCGGTACCTGAAGGAGggatgacctctgacctttgctGCTCAGTTCAGTCTGCTGAGACCACATTTAACAAGAAACAGAACCAGCAGTTAGCTGAGCCGGTCCACAGGGAGGTTAGAACATTTAGATAGATGAGAAGCTgctaaaggaacagttcactcaaacaTTACCCTCATCCTGAGGTTCTGTGGACcacgagacttcacctgactttatatcatcaggaggagacgatggctgagcctgactttatatcatcaggaggaggtgatggctgagcctgactttatatgatcaggaggagacgatggctgagcctgactttatatgatcaggaggagacgatggctgagcctgacttgatatcatcaggaggaggtgatgactgagcctgactttatatgatcaggaggaggtgatgagtggtgaactgctcctttacgTCTTGACAGCAGTACCTCCTTCACAGTTCAGTTCTGCCTTTTCATTCTCACGTTGTTGTTTTCTGAATCTGATCTCTCTCCGTTCTCCACAAGTTATTTATCTCACTGCAGTTGAAGCTGTGTGACTTTAAACCCTCCAGATGTGCGGCTGCTTCCATAAACTGCTTGTTGTGTTCGTGTTGAACAGATCCAGTCGGTGTCGCAGCTCGAGTGTCTCAGTATCTGAGCGGAGCtgctgtgtctcacctgtgtccCATCTCGGAGGCCATGCTCACCTGCAAACACAAGAGGTACGTTACTAAACCTCGTCGTCCTCAGTCTGACGCTGTCGCTCTCTTTACATCCACCATCTCGGTGCTGATAACTTCACGATCAGAGTCGCTAACGTCTCATCAGGACATTCACTTTGTTCGAAAACGTGAAAATATTCACTTCACTCGTGTTTAGAGTAATTAAACGTCACACAACAGGAACTCTGAAGGTttccacaacaacaactcaacaaaaccaGGAAGTTAAGTTGGCAGACAGTTTGAGCAGGAAAACTTCAGATACGGGTTTTTTAGGGCCGATGACCGATTATGGACTGcagatttttggggccgatgctgCTTTTGCTCCCTCAATTTACATAcaaaaaatgacacaatgaTAACAGGTCTCAagtttaaacaaacacagtagGATTCAACAGCTTTGTTCAACTTTACACCACACATGCTTTCAAATGAAAAGAAGTGTTTGGTGCTTTAATTATTCAAGTAATGTCTATGAAATAACACatatttgaagtatttttagCTTTTCCTTTTTCAGCCCCCATGCTCACCAGTTGCTCACAGAATTGCATATGTTCTTGCGTTCAGCCGTCTGTATGacgaataaataaaaacacagatcagtatcaatatttttgGCATCATTTTACATTCACATCACCCTTTCATCAATATCTACAACACAGCCTTGATGATGCACTGCCTGCTGATAAGACAGCTATAATTCATTTGTTCTGCACAAAATAAAGTGATCATGTCTGTCAGGTTTGGCAACAGCAGAACATAAATCAGCAGGAAGATAAGTGTGATGTCAGAAGCACATTAAGCAACAAATTGTTCAAGTTTAAGTTTTAAACGACATTATCAACTTTAAAAGGAATAAATATTCAACCgtgtacaaaacatttctctcatAGTTTCAGTTTAATCTCTCATCGATGTGATGGCTGCTCCTCCCCAgtgagacgcacacacacacacacacacacacacacacacacacacacacacacacacacaccatggaACTGAACTGACAACGTTGACATTACTTCATTACTAATATTTCAACTAAGTTTAACAGTTGgaggctgatggaaagtttAAACTTACCGTTGCTCTGAAGCCTCCTGGGCAATGAGCTGTCACCACTCCTCCAGTGGGGGAGGGGCAACGTCTGCATGTGCTGCAGGGTCTTCCGGCAACACAGAGCTGCCTGTGGACGCCTGTCTGTAAATCATGCCGCGGAAAAAAACATCGGCGAACCCACACGCGAATCGGCCGATGCCGATACGTGTAAAAAACGCAAATATCGGGCCGATATATCGGTCGATCCTTATTAGTAACGTTGGGATACGTTTAATTTAATCACATCTTTATGactaaatgtctgtttttctgctgctcgTGTGACTGAACTCTTCTTCTGCAGCCCCGAAGACGACTCCTGTCAGAAGTTTGTTCCTTTTATTGGGGTAAGAAAAACTGTCAGATGCTGTGACTGCAACACTCCATCAGATACACTGATATACAAACAGGTCCAGTTACAATCTTAGACAGAGACAGACCGGTTGGTTTTACCCTCCGTCCTCACTGATCCGATCATTAGTGAACAGCTTCAGGcccgtcagttcacacctgaccTTAAACATTGTGACCACTTGAGGTCTgatctcacttcctgctctacatacaaatatacagacatcactggaagaaatgtatttattacacaaagaaagatcttcatgtgTGACGTTTGCAGAATGAACAAGTCGGCCCAAATAGTTCAGAATGTGTTGTggagtgtttcacaaagttcataCAGTTTCTCCTGACACAAGTCTCAGaactgagtgttttttaaagggagtctggtgactttctccactttcttctctctgcagagcagtaGCCtgtattagttactgtttactgtatttgtaaaatgtgacatgtttactgtcagtgtgttatatTCTTTAAGACATTTAGTGTAACAGATgaaatcagttcaaacagctgctgggaggtaAGCTGCACTTTAAACATGAACAACAGACAGGCTCTTACAGCGATGACACGTTTCacaagtaaagaaacatcttaatgtattttatttaaagctgaatttacaagaaggcaccagagatttaaaatgtgctgcagctgtttcacaaaCTGTATTAAGTTTCTCCTTGTGAGGCAACAACTGGTAAAATCATGCactttgttaagggagtctgggatatgACTGATACTAGTGACTTCACTGTGTCTGTTTCAGCTGGTGAAGGTTGGCATCGTGGAGCAGAACTTCCTGTCCACCTCAGGTAGACCAGActcacctgctcctggctcctCCCCCTTCACCTCCCTGCGccctctgtgattggctgcagttGTTCATCATAAACATCACACCTTTAATTTGCCCTGCTTCTCTGTCCACAGTCgactctgatgacatcatactGGGATCTCCTCCCTCCCAATCAGGAGCACCGATCAACATCACCTCCacgcctcctccctccccctccaccaGGTACCTCCTGTCCACAGCAGACTGACATGTTTCAAACTCTCTGATCAGACCTGTAACCTCTGTCCTGtgtctgctcctcctctctgtccagcTGCCCGGGGGAGGTGATGGGTCTGCAGGTGGACTACTGGAGCAgccagggaggaggaggaggaggaggagagaagaggaaggaggtggGGATGAAGAACACTCTGAAGAGCAACTTCCGCAGTCTGCAGGTGTCGAGGATCAGCGGAGGAGAACTGATGAGTATGACTGTGGTGACCAAAGAGAAGAACAAGaaaggtgaggaagaggagggggggtgatgaagatgatggtgatggtggtgatgatggtgatggtgatgatgatgatgatgatggtgatgatggtgatggtgatggtgatgatggtgatgatgatgtgatggtgatgatggtggtgatgatggtgatgatgatgatgatgatgatgatgatggtgatgatgatgatgaagatgatgatgatgaagatgatgatgatgatgatgatgatgatgatgatgatgaagatgatgatgatgatgatgatgatgatgatgaagatgatgatgatgatgatgatggtgatgatgatgatgaagatgatgatgatgaagatgatgatgatgatgatgatggtgatgatggtgatgatgatgaagatgatgatggtgatgatggtgatgatgatgatggtgatgatggtgatggtgatggtgatgatgatgaagatgatgatgatgtgtttctgtcagtcaTGTTTCTCAGTAAGAAGACAAAGGAGAAGGAGGCGGAGTCAAGGAGTCAGCTGATCGACGGAATCAGCAGACTGATCTGTACCtccaaacaccaacacacactgagaggtacacacacacacgcacacacacactgagaggtacacacacacacacacacacacacacacacactgactctctctctctctctctctcagtctctatTGACGGGGTCGAGTGGAACGATGTGAAGTTTTTCCAGCTCGCTGCTCAGTGGCCGACTCACGTCAAACACTTTCCTGTTGGGATCTTCAGCTACAACAAACcctgaacctcctcctcctcctcctcctcctgctcctgctcctcctcctcctcctcctcctcctcctcctcctcctcagagacTTTGTTAACCTTTTGTCACTCACATTTTTTGAAATAGAAATATTTGTACCATATATTGAATTATTATATTGATTGtggatattattattattattattattatatttgttattatttatatttactgctgtaaatactgtgtatgtctgatgatgtcataataacagtaatataGAGGTTTAAATGTGGATTATGTCAGTAGTTTGACTTGATTGTCAGTGATTTTATCCGTCTGGATGTATGAACTTATGTGGAGCTGTTGTCATAGCAACAAGACCAAACCGAAACCAAAGCTCCACAGAGCGGCTCGTTAACTGTTGGCAGCTCAGAGTGGTTCTGAAGCGACTGTTAGAACTTCTCTCTCGACCCAACGACCACGTAGAAACTGTCCGTCTGTGAGCGAGGAGGCAGTGAAAGCTCAAACCCGTCTGATGTGAACGGGCAGGACGTTGTTGGTACCTGGAAACAGCCACGATGCTCAGCAGAGCTCGACTCGGTCGTGATGCATCAGCTGATATTCTTttatacacagaatatttacattaacacacgttttgcaatgatcccttcTGACAGAGACACGtatgtaacagaggcagaaCAATGATGACGTCAGTGCACTGACTCAGTAAACTTGCagactacggaagccctgaggggcaagtgaagacatttttctGGTGACCTGTTTTCTCAGTCTGGTCTCAgttgttttctcctcctgtgtTTGTGACTCCAGAACTACCGAAGAAAAAATCCTCGGGGGAAATCTTTCTCAGGTCCTTCAGTTTTTCTTCCACCTGTGACAAcatgtgaatgtattttttttccagaggtTTTTACTtgatgtgtgaaactgagtgagaaaaaaaacaggagacattttttattccatgcgtgaaaccaacaaaaaactgaggagaataaaaaacattttaggagcgaaactgagtgaaaaaaacttcatgtgaaaaaaacgtttttatttcatttgt containing:
- the LOC140995736 gene encoding LOW QUALITY PROTEIN: phosphofurin acidic cluster sorting protein 1-like (The sequence of the model RefSeq protein was modified relative to this genomic sequence to represent the inferred CDS: substituted 1 base at 1 genomic stop codon), which translates into the protein MAADRGAVRGSAFPPDPDPAVGSGAAGEPDGRVPVPMNLFATWEIDRSSPSCVPRLCSLTLKRLMVLKELDRELSSVVIAVKIQGSKRTLRSNEYLLPPDGLMETDLELTFSLQYPHFLKRDVNRLHVMLQRRKRYKNRTILGYKTLAVGVINMAEVMQHPTDGAHILGLHSNLKDASVRAAELSVHSLSSQPIEQEDTSGHHGNKTKASDRSPDLENYWEDDDDSFSSEQEGSDDAVHPQDMYDDDDDVQGKTKKSRGKMIRTASLTQQPNFKQKFVALLKRFKVTDEVLDSDPVGRSQEAEEDLDLLYDSLEVYNPSDSGPELDDNDSIVSTPKPKLRPFFEGVSQSSSQTEIGSVNSQRSQQREQTAASVFMKDVSGPTMLLEDIGATVDRRQVKKATGVEATGEEATGVEATGVEATGEEATGVEATGEEAIGVEATGEEATGVEATGEEATGVEATGEEATGVEATGEEAIGVEATGVEATGEEATGEEAIGVEATGVEATGVEATGVEATGEEATGEEAIGVEATGVEATGVEATGEEAIGVEATGVEATGVEATGVEATGEEATGVEATELLTAGGPEESKGDGVGTGECEDDVAMGTDAGPAAKLCKTESQTHMSPSKTGSQLSRHPWSGSMKDRQNSRGTDRTSSVDSETSSDYRIPAPQVARKSVLDQLNHILFSDDLIPDSIILINTTDWQGQYLSELLFDQPIVCTVSAADVQAAFSAIISRIQRFCNCNSLTPPTVKVAVGGDQSYLSTVLCCFVEQLASKTPDWLNYVRFLILPVGAHPLAKYLAALDSKFNSLFLDAGWRELFGRVEPPPLDPVGVAARVSQYLSGAAVSHLCPISEAMLTCKHKRKISVMSDFFCSPEDDSCQKFVPFIGLVKVGIVEQNFLSTSVDSDDIILGSPPSQSGAPINITSTPPPSPSTRYLLSTADXPSCPGEVMGLQVDYWSSQGGGGGGGEKRKEVGMKNTLKSNFRSLQVSRISGGELMSMTVVTKEKNKKVMFLSKKTKEKEAESRSQLIDGISRLICTSKHQHTLRVSIDGVEWNDVKFFQLAAQWPTHVKHFPVGIFSYNKP